The Branchiostoma floridae strain S238N-H82 chromosome 17, Bfl_VNyyK, whole genome shotgun sequence genome has a window encoding:
- the LOC118404744 gene encoding TLC domain-containing protein 4-B-like — protein MYLGYTIADVVLMLQHRSLLSGLYLVHHFVGTLCGIAGTVYTSVPWIMSTFLYYEASSPFVHLRVVLLNLGEKNSRLCTANGLVLMTVFFLCRVAIIPAYWRTVYMLYIDGSFPEIDGLVYYLMLYGRVFFDMLNLYWFSLMVRTFLAKFVWPKGATKISD, from the exons ATGTACCTGGGTTATACCATCGCAG ATGTGGTTCTGATGTTGCAGCACAGATCACTCTTGAGTGGCTTGTATCTGGTGCACCATTTCGTGGGGACGCTCTGTGGAATCGCAGGAACG GTCTACACCTCAGTCCCGTGGATCATGTCGACTTTTCTGTACTACGAGGCATCCAGTCCGTTTGTACATCTCAG GGTCGTACTACTCAACTTGGGTGAGAAGAACAGTCGACTGTGCACAGCTAACGGGCTGGTACTGATGACTGTGTTCTTCCTATGCCGTGTAGCCATCATCCCAGCATACTGGCGAACCGTCTACATGTTGTACATCGATGGTTCATTTCCAGAGATTGACGGCTTGGTTTATTACCTCATGCTGTATGGAAGAGTGTTTTTTGACATGCTGAACCTCTATTGGTTCTCTCTCATGGTGAGgaccttcttggcaaagttcGTATGGCCGAAAGGTGCGACTAAGATAAGCGACTGA